Proteins encoded within one genomic window of Solenopsis invicta isolate M01_SB chromosome 10, UNIL_Sinv_3.0, whole genome shotgun sequence:
- the LOC105202877 gene encoding uncharacterized protein LOC105202877 has product METEELCSVNIFPLVTGPFATQWSPDNQISIITEKGVHVFELIPSPMSSNPAFKFARSFIYSSDTLPACTFIDEAGSLIWNLKREEIYSLLMDDIVTPKLDGVIDKSPRIVKAAWSPKNLISPSQCVLAILNSAGAVDLLHKVSNNWYSICDVSSLRLKIVQEEIKSSLNKSNFNKKFSDQSTKIVENIRKLQACSITWSKLYKLGETSFVYLSVAYCSGDILIWKIPRISNFTESLQPVFVGIIYMNSTSKVNISHWITVDVNEHLIIVGYSDGRICGIKFTDSDNNLQITLMEKYTNTDHIAINYLYIISQDKSDVKILAAKGSFILLLCISLMGELKSMRQLHVPGFTITGVVPIVAQQFLITTQDSHIFVIDTQSNDLININIENHLPQTRVQYLGLAHSLNKVIFVNITSPNTVYDHLVTREPSIMHIFTLRGTATCNPLSIINNSTNLRSVWDCMEILRLKAVKAQDPCTILCPIPNKLESLSLYELQISMWMTVMMNVCTTKKPMLNIDHIRECKITEALPFIFLHSACTYLENSAKKCTLSEDQTFAVFLLRQYLEIYQGRKYALVDEDAQNKDVNRRIREILNMITSFPNKIEKCNMCGEAIDGTWHVRTCPRGHKLPRCCTTLLQITLLEYRVCPICGQIFHPCLEDMYEEPQCQFCDVPILRNSYDFDAEDLKLYGRNLSLPRIAEITESTRDTELEDLSDKQKRSKWDTSHTYSVIVNDDVDESGKITEKWIEF; this is encoded by the exons ATGGAAACAGAAGAACTTTGTAGCgttaatatttttccattagTGACGGGTCCGTTCGCAACACAATGGTCACCTGATAATCAGATCTCGATAATTACGGAGAAAGGCGTTCACGTGTTC GAATTGATACCTTCGCCTATGTCGTCGAATCCAGCTTTCAAATTTGCTCGTTCTTTCATATATTCTTCCGACACCTTGCCAGCATGTACATTTATAGATGAGGCAGGCTCCTTGATATGGAATCTGAAGCGCGAAGAGATTTACTCGCTACTCATGGATGATATTGTTACACCAAAATTAGATGGAGTAATCGATAAGTCTCCCAGGATAGTGAAGGCAGCGTGGTCGCCCAAAAATTTGATCTCTCCTAGTCAATGTGTATTAGCGATATTAAACTCAGCAGGTGCGGTTGATCTGCTGCATAAAGTTTCTAACAACTGGTATTCTATATGTGATGTTTCATCTCTTCGGCTGAAGATAGTACAAGAGGAAATCAAGTCTAGTctcaataaaagtaattttaataagaaatttagtGATCAGAGTACAAAGATAGTTgagaatataagaaaattacaGGCTTGCTCGATTACATGGAGCAAACTTTACAAACTAGGAGAAACTTCTTTTGTGTATCTTTCTGTAGCCTACTGTAGCGGTGACATATTAATTTGGAAGATTCCCCGAATATCAAATTTTACAGAAAGCTTGCAGCCTGTGTTTGTTggtataatatatatgaacaGTACATCGAAAGTTAATATATCACATTGGATCACTGTTGATGTAAATGAACATCTGATTATTGTTGGATATTCTGATGGTAGAATATGTGGAATAAAATTTACAGATAGTGATAATAATCTACAAATAACATTGATGGAAAAATATACCAATACTGATCATAtagcaattaattatttgtacataatttCCCAAGATAAATCAGATGTAAAGATTCTTGCTGCTAAAGGTTCTTTCATTTTATTGCTATGTATAAGTTTGATGGGAGAACTGAAAAGTATGCGACAGTTGCATGTACCAGGATTTACTATTACAG GTGTAGTTCCTATTGTTGCACAACAATTCTTGATCACGACACAGGACAgtcatatttttgttattgataCACAatcaaatgatttaattaatatcaatattgaaaatcatttGCCACAGACACGCGTTCAATATTTAGGACTCGCTCATTCACtgaataaagtaatatttgtaaatataactaGTCCAAATACGGTATATGATCATTTGGTAACGAGAGAACCAAGTATAATGCATATATTTACGTTAAGAGGTACAGCAACATGTAATCCattatctattattaataatagtacAAATCTCAGAAGTGTTTGGGATTGTATGGAAATCCTCAGATTAAAAGCTGTCAAGGCACAGGATCCGTGTACGATACTTTGCCCAATTCCAAACAAACTTGAATCGCTGTCACTTTACGAATTGCAAATATCAATGTGGATGACAGTAATGATGAACGTGTGCACGACAAAGAAACCAATGCTGAATATAGATCATATAAGAGAATGTAAGATAACGGAAGCActtccatttatttttttacattccgcTTGTACGTATCTCGAAAATTCGGCGAAGAAGTGTACACTGTCGGAAGATCAGACGTTTGCTGTGTTTTTGTTAAGACAGTATTTGGAGATATACCAAGGTAGAAAGTATGCACTAGTAGACGAAGATGCACAAAACAAAGACGTAAATCGACGTATTCGAGAAATATTAAACATGATTACATCCTTTCcaaataaaattgagaaatgCAACATGTGTGGTGAAGCTATAGACGGTACGTGGCACGTCAGAACATGTCCGCGGGGTCACAAGTTACCAAGATGTTGCACAacattattgcaaataacattACTGGAGTATCGTGTCTGTCCGATATGCGGCCAAATCTTTCACCCGTGCTTAGAAGATATGTACGAGGAACCACAGTGTCAGTTTTGTGACGTACCTATTTTACGCAACTCGTATGATTTTGACGCAGAAGACTTGAAATTGTACGGACGAAATTTGTCATTACCGCGAATTGCCGAAATCACAGAATCGACGAGAGATACGGAATTGGAAGATCTATCAGACAAACAAAAACGAAGTAAATGGGATACTTCACATACGTATTCTGTAATTGTGAATGATGATGTCGATGAATCTggtaaaattacagaaaaatggatagaattttaa